Proteins encoded within one genomic window of Streptomyces sp. NBC_00523:
- a CDS encoding NPCBM/NEW2 domain-containing protein — translation MRHLPSRPTPANRHRVLGALVAGLLCTAGAVVPAAAHSPAPAPAAGTRAANGLALTPPMGFNNWNSTHCRAEFNEDMVKGIADIFVEKGLKDAGYEYVNLDDCWAVPERDAEGKLVADPVRFPHGIEAVADYVHAKGLKLGIYTSAGTRTCDSVGLPGALGHEFSDARQFADWGVDYLKYDNCNNQGVDAKERYTTMRDALVATGRPIVYSICEWGQNKPWEWAAELGHLWRTTGDINDSWGSMLSIMKQNLPLAAAAGPGHWNDPDMLEVGNGGMTDTEYRTHFSMWSVMAAPLLIGSDLRTASQETFDILSNEEVIAVDQDPLGRQGEVLSSEGGRWVVAKEMADGSRAVALFNETGSAQRIATTAAAVGLERASGYTVRDLWDHTTRNTAGGLSATVPAHGTVLLRVAADPRWAAHPPAVELALDGSPLVEAGRTATLTTEVTDLGRTPALTVSAALTGPAGWQVEAASPTRTPALPTGRALATRWRVTAPAVTAPGGYDLTLTAQYRSPTGERVRSAVPFRAHVVVPPPAGGGYLSDLPQLSASNGYGPVETDTSNGESAAGDGHPLTIGGQVYAKGLGTHAASSVEYYAGGACTAVTAQVGVDDEKGAKGTVTFEIWADGEKAASTGVLTNAMAPQPLSADVTGAQVVRLVVTDGGDGVDSDHADWGDLRITC, via the coding sequence ATGCGTCATCTTCCAAGCCGTCCCACCCCAGCGAACCGCCACAGAGTCCTCGGAGCCCTGGTCGCGGGCCTCCTGTGCACGGCGGGGGCCGTGGTCCCCGCCGCCGCGCACTCCCCCGCACCGGCACCGGCCGCCGGAACCCGGGCCGCGAACGGACTGGCCCTCACCCCGCCCATGGGCTTCAACAACTGGAACTCCACGCATTGCCGCGCCGAGTTCAATGAGGACATGGTCAAGGGAATCGCCGACATCTTCGTGGAGAAGGGGTTGAAGGACGCCGGGTACGAGTACGTCAATCTGGACGACTGCTGGGCGGTTCCGGAACGCGATGCCGAAGGAAAGCTGGTGGCCGATCCGGTGCGCTTTCCGCACGGTATCGAGGCGGTCGCGGACTATGTGCACGCGAAGGGCCTCAAGCTGGGGATCTACACCAGCGCCGGTACCAGGACCTGCGACAGCGTGGGCCTTCCGGGAGCGCTCGGCCATGAATTCAGCGACGCGCGGCAGTTCGCCGACTGGGGCGTCGACTACCTCAAGTACGACAACTGCAACAACCAGGGCGTGGACGCGAAGGAACGCTATACGACGATGCGCGACGCGCTCGTCGCGACCGGCCGTCCCATCGTCTACAGCATTTGCGAATGGGGCCAGAACAAGCCCTGGGAATGGGCGGCCGAGCTGGGCCATCTCTGGCGCACCACGGGCGACATCAACGACAGCTGGGGCAGCATGCTGTCGATCATGAAGCAGAACCTCCCGCTCGCCGCCGCGGCCGGTCCGGGCCACTGGAACGACCCCGACATGCTGGAGGTCGGCAACGGCGGGATGACCGACACCGAGTACCGCACCCACTTCTCGATGTGGTCGGTGATGGCGGCGCCGCTGCTCATCGGCTCCGACCTTCGCACCGCCTCCCAGGAGACGTTCGACATCCTCTCCAACGAGGAGGTCATCGCCGTCGACCAGGACCCGCTGGGCCGGCAGGGCGAGGTGCTCTCCTCCGAGGGCGGCCGCTGGGTCGTCGCCAAGGAGATGGCGGACGGCTCCCGGGCCGTGGCCCTGTTCAACGAGACCGGCAGCGCACAGCGGATCGCCACCACGGCCGCCGCGGTCGGCCTGGAGCGCGCCTCCGGGTACACCGTGCGCGACCTGTGGGACCACACCACCCGCAACACCGCGGGCGGCCTCTCGGCGACCGTGCCCGCGCACGGCACCGTCCTGCTGCGCGTCGCCGCCGACCCCCGCTGGGCCGCGCACCCGCCGGCCGTCGAACTCGCCCTGGACGGCAGCCCGCTGGTCGAGGCGGGCCGCACCGCCACGCTGACGACCGAGGTCACCGACCTGGGCCGCACCCCCGCGCTCACGGTCTCCGCCGCGCTCACCGGCCCCGCCGGCTGGCAGGTGGAAGCCGCGTCGCCGACCCGCACCCCCGCACTGCCCACCGGCCGCGCACTGGCCACCCGGTGGCGGGTGACGGCCCCCGCCGTGACGGCACCCGGCGGCTACGACCTGACGCTCACCGCCCAGTACCGCTCCCCCACCGGTGAGCGGGTCCGGTCCGCCGTGCCGTTCCGGGCCCATGTGGTGGTGCCGCCCCCGGCCGGCGGCGGCTACCTCAGCGACCTGCCGCAGCTCAGCGCCTCCAACGGCTACGGCCCCGTCGAGACGGACACCAGCAACGGCGAGAGCGCCGCGGGCGACGGCCACCCGCTGACCATCGGCGGCCAGGTGTACGCCAAGGGGCTCGGCACCCACGCGGCGAGCAGCGTCGAGTACTACGCGGGCGGCGCGTGCACCGCCGTGACGGCGCAGGTGGGCGTGGACGACGAGAAGGGCGCCAAGGGCACCGTGACCTTCGAGATCTGGGCGGACGGCGAGAAGGCCGCCTCGACCGGAGTCCTGACCAACGCGATGGCCCCGCAGCCCCTTTCGGCGGACGTGACCGGGGCTCAGGTCGTCCGGCTGGTGGTCACGGACGGCGGCGACGGCGTCGACTCGGACCACGCGGACTGGGGGGACCTGCGGATCACCTGCTGA
- a CDS encoding MBL fold metallo-hydrolase, producing MDLVEVLPQLHMFRFPIGQAYLWRDGTELTLIDAGDVNAAPAIEEAVRGLGHDPADLARIIITHGHRDHYGAAQELADRHGAEILAHRLDAPVIRGEEEVGEPVLLDWERPLYAHALTVPPAPPTRVDTELSDGAVLPFGGGARVVHSPGHTPGSIGVHLPGHGVLFTGDCVAGVGQVMLGVFNIDREQAVASFQRLAALEPATVCFGHGDPLTEDAAAVLRASAHGDAGLQVEHG from the coding sequence ATGGATCTCGTAGAGGTGCTTCCGCAGTTGCACATGTTCCGCTTCCCGATCGGCCAGGCGTATCTCTGGCGCGACGGGACGGAGCTGACCCTGATCGACGCGGGCGATGTGAACGCGGCGCCCGCCATCGAGGAGGCGGTGCGCGGCCTCGGCCACGACCCCGCCGACCTCGCCCGAATCATCATCACCCACGGCCACCGGGACCACTACGGCGCCGCCCAGGAGCTGGCCGACCGCCACGGTGCCGAGATTCTGGCGCACCGGCTGGACGCGCCGGTGATCCGGGGCGAGGAGGAGGTCGGGGAGCCGGTGCTCCTGGATTGGGAACGCCCGCTGTACGCGCACGCGCTGACCGTTCCCCCGGCTCCCCCGACCCGGGTCGACACCGAGCTGTCCGACGGGGCGGTGCTGCCCTTCGGGGGCGGGGCGCGGGTGGTCCACTCCCCCGGTCACACGCCGGGCTCCATCGGTGTGCATCTGCCCGGGCACGGCGTCCTGTTCACCGGCGACTGCGTGGCCGGGGTGGGGCAGGTGATGCTGGGCGTCTTCAACATCGACCGGGAGCAGGCCGTGGCCTCGTTCCAACGGCTGGCCGCCCTGGAACCGGCCACGGTCTGCTTCGGCCACGGCGACCCCCTCACCGAGGACGCCGCCGCGGTGCTGCGGGCCTCAGCCCACGGGGACGCCGGCCTCCAGGTTGAGCACGGCTGA
- a CDS encoding carbohydrate ABC transporter permease translates to MTTTQADPVRPAAPAPVAARRRLRPGRLGVHAFLMAVSLAFLAPLLLAVYASLRPYDETSEYGYFSLPRHLSLDYYRQAFTDSGMTKYFVNTLIIAVPGVLITLFLASFVAFALARLKMRGGLVLLMLFTAGNLLPQQVIVTPLYVVFNRIPLPYWMSDSMTMFDSYWAVVLVQIGFQIGFCVFVLANFMRTLPSEILEAAVVDGAGVWTRFWRITLPLCRPALAALGTLQFTWMYNDFLWALVFISDGDKLPITSALNNLRGQFFTDYNLLAAGSVIVALPTLIVFLLLQRHFIAGLTLGSGKG, encoded by the coding sequence ATGACCACCACGCAGGCCGACCCCGTACGCCCGGCGGCCCCCGCGCCCGTCGCGGCCCGCCGCAGGCTCCGCCCCGGCCGGCTCGGGGTGCACGCCTTCCTGATGGCGGTCTCGCTGGCCTTCCTGGCCCCGCTGCTGCTCGCGGTCTACGCCTCGCTGCGGCCGTACGACGAGACCTCCGAGTACGGCTACTTCTCGCTGCCGCGCCACCTCTCGCTGGACTACTACCGGCAGGCGTTCACCGACTCCGGCATGACGAAGTACTTCGTCAACACCCTGATCATCGCGGTGCCCGGCGTGTTGATCACCCTGTTCCTCGCCTCGTTCGTGGCCTTCGCGCTCGCCCGGCTGAAGATGCGCGGCGGGCTGGTCCTGCTGATGCTCTTCACGGCCGGCAACCTGCTCCCGCAGCAGGTGATCGTCACCCCGCTGTACGTCGTCTTCAACCGGATCCCGCTGCCGTACTGGATGTCCGACTCGATGACGATGTTCGACTCCTACTGGGCCGTCGTCCTGGTGCAGATCGGCTTCCAGATCGGCTTCTGCGTGTTCGTCCTGGCCAACTTCATGCGCACCCTCCCGTCGGAGATCCTGGAGGCGGCGGTGGTGGACGGGGCCGGGGTGTGGACGCGGTTCTGGCGGATCACCCTGCCGCTGTGCCGCCCGGCGCTCGCCGCGCTGGGCACGCTCCAGTTCACCTGGATGTACAACGACTTCCTGTGGGCGCTGGTTTTCATCTCCGACGGCGACAAACTGCCCATCACCTCCGCGCTGAACAACCTGCGCGGACAATTCTTCACTGACTACAACCTGCTCGCCGCCGGTTCGGTGATCGTCGCGCTGCCGACGCTCATCGTCTTCCTGCTGCTCCAGCGGCACTTCATCGCCGGACTCACGCTGGGGTCCGGCAAGGGGTGA
- a CDS encoding NUDIX hydrolase produces the protein MIVWINGAFGAGKTSAARELIDLIPNSTLYDPELTGTGLGSLLPQKKLAEVTDFQDLPIWRRLVVDTAAALLAELGGVLVVPMTLLRQEYRDEIFGGLAARRIPVRHVLLSPEETILRARIAHRAEFPGDAERVDPTGRWAYDRIEPYRSALGWITGDAHTVDNSALTPRETAERIAEAVRTDAAPACEIVQTPEPTAETVASGVLLFDEHDRFLLVDPTYKPGWEFPGGVVEAGEAPAQAGIREVAEEIGIHLDRVPKLLVIDWEAPDPPGYGGLRLLFDGGLLPRADAERLLLPGSELRGWRFVTEAEAATLLPPTRYERLCWALRARERSAVLNLEAGVPVG, from the coding sequence GTGATCGTCTGGATCAACGGTGCGTTCGGCGCCGGAAAGACCAGCGCCGCGCGTGAACTGATCGATCTGATCCCGAACAGCACCTTGTACGACCCGGAACTCACCGGGACGGGGCTCGGAAGTCTGCTGCCCCAGAAGAAACTGGCCGAGGTGACGGACTTCCAGGACCTGCCGATCTGGCGGCGTCTCGTGGTGGACACCGCCGCCGCGCTCCTCGCCGAGCTGGGTGGGGTCCTCGTCGTCCCGATGACGCTCCTGCGGCAGGAGTACCGCGACGAGATATTCGGCGGGCTCGCCGCCCGGCGCATACCGGTGCGCCATGTACTGCTCTCACCTGAGGAAACGATCCTGCGTGCGCGCATCGCCCATAGGGCCGAGTTCCCCGGTGACGCGGAGCGCGTGGACCCGACCGGCCGCTGGGCGTACGACCGCATCGAACCCTACCGATCGGCCCTCGGCTGGATCACCGGGGACGCCCACACCGTCGACAACAGCGCGCTCACCCCGCGCGAGACGGCGGAGCGCATCGCGGAGGCCGTACGCACCGACGCCGCCCCCGCCTGCGAGATCGTCCAGACCCCCGAGCCGACCGCGGAGACCGTCGCCTCCGGGGTGCTGCTCTTCGACGAGCACGACCGGTTCCTGCTCGTCGATCCCACGTACAAACCCGGCTGGGAGTTTCCTGGCGGCGTCGTGGAGGCGGGCGAGGCCCCCGCGCAGGCCGGGATCCGGGAGGTCGCCGAGGAGATCGGCATCCATCTCGACCGGGTGCCCAAGCTCCTCGTCATCGACTGGGAGGCCCCCGACCCGCCCGGGTACGGAGGTCTGCGCCTCCTCTTCGACGGCGGGCTGCTGCCCCGGGCGGACGCGGAACGGCTGCTGCTCCCCGGCTCCGAGCTGCGCGGCTGGCGGTTCGTCACCGAGGCGGAGGCGGCCACCCTGCTCCCGCCCACCCGCTACGAGCGGCTGTGCTGGGCGCTCCGGGCCCGGGAACGCTCAGCCGTGCTCAACCTGGAGGCCGGCGTCCCCGTGGGCTGA
- a CDS encoding ROK family protein, producing MQTHLVAALDIGGTKIAGALVDRDGGLLVRAQRPTPARESGERVMAAVGGVLADLAASPYWGDATAVGIGSAGPVDAAGGTVSPVNVPGWRGFPLVERVADATGGLPVTLVGDGVAITAAEHWLGAARGHDNALCMVVSTGVGGGLVLGGALHPGPSGNAGHIGHISVDLDGDLCPCGARGCVERIASGPNIARRALDAGWRPGPDGDATAVAVAAAARAGDPVAVASFERAAQALAAGIAATATLVEIDIAVIGGGVAGAGELLFAPLRTALRRYATLSFVQHLTVVPAVMGNDAGLVGAAAAALAAARPLADPLSR from the coding sequence ATGCAGACCCACCTCGTCGCCGCCCTGGACATCGGGGGCACCAAGATCGCCGGCGCGTTGGTGGACCGGGACGGCGGGCTCCTGGTGCGCGCCCAGCGGCCGACGCCCGCGCGGGAGAGCGGCGAACGCGTCATGGCGGCGGTCGGCGGCGTCCTGGCCGATCTGGCCGCCTCCCCGTACTGGGGCGACGCGACGGCCGTCGGCATCGGCAGCGCGGGCCCGGTGGACGCCGCCGGGGGAACGGTCAGCCCGGTCAACGTGCCCGGCTGGCGGGGCTTCCCCCTGGTCGAGCGGGTCGCCGACGCCACCGGCGGCCTTCCGGTCACGCTGGTCGGCGACGGCGTCGCGATCACGGCGGCGGAACACTGGCTCGGCGCGGCGCGCGGCCACGACAACGCGCTGTGCATGGTCGTCTCGACCGGCGTCGGCGGCGGGCTCGTCCTCGGCGGCGCCCTGCACCCCGGCCCCAGCGGGAACGCCGGCCACATCGGGCACATCAGCGTGGACCTCGACGGCGACCTCTGCCCGTGCGGGGCGCGCGGCTGCGTCGAGCGCATCGCGAGCGGCCCCAACATCGCGCGCCGCGCGCTGGACGCGGGCTGGCGGCCCGGCCCGGACGGCGACGCGACCGCGGTCGCCGTCGCGGCCGCCGCGCGGGCCGGTGACCCGGTCGCCGTGGCCTCCTTCGAACGCGCCGCGCAGGCCCTGGCGGCGGGGATCGCCGCGACGGCGACCCTGGTCGAGATCGACATCGCGGTGATCGGCGGCGGGGTGGCCGGCGCGGGCGAGCTGCTGTTCGCCCCGCTGCGCACGGCCCTGCGCCGGTACGCCACGCTCTCCTTCGTCCAGCACCTGACGGTGGTGCCCGCGGTCATGGGCAACGACGCGGGCCTGGTCGGTGCGGCGGCGGCCGCGCTGGCCGCCGCCCGGCCGCTCGCCGACCCGCTCAGCAGGTGA
- a CDS encoding LacI family DNA-binding transcriptional regulator produces the protein MAETARHPEPRYGNRPTMKDVAARAGVGLKTVSRVVNSEPGVTPDTERRVQEAIEALGFRRNDSARVLRKGRTASIGLVLEDLADPFYGPLSRAVEEVARAHGALLINGSSAEDPEREQELVLALCARRVDGLIVIPAADDHRYLEPEIKAGVATVFVDRPAGQIQADMVLSDSFGGAREGVAHLIAHGHRRIGFIGDQPRIHTATERLRGYHAAMAEAGITVEDSWVSLGSTDPDRVRAAAEAMLTGPEPVTALFSGNNRVTVTAVRVLADRERPVALVGFDDIELADLLGITVISQDAATVGRTAAEHLFRRLDGSGHPPARVELPTRLIARGSGEIPPAA, from the coding sequence GTGGCCGAGACCGCCCGTCATCCCGAGCCCCGTTACGGCAACCGGCCGACCATGAAGGACGTGGCCGCCCGGGCCGGGGTGGGCCTGAAGACGGTCTCGCGCGTGGTCAACAGCGAGCCGGGGGTCACCCCGGACACGGAGCGCCGTGTGCAGGAGGCCATCGAGGCGCTAGGCTTCCGCCGCAACGACAGCGCGCGGGTGCTGCGCAAGGGCAGGACCGCCTCCATCGGCCTGGTCCTGGAGGATCTGGCCGACCCCTTCTACGGGCCGCTGAGCCGCGCGGTCGAGGAGGTGGCCCGGGCGCACGGCGCCCTGCTCATCAACGGTTCCAGCGCCGAGGACCCGGAGCGCGAGCAGGAGCTGGTCCTCGCCCTGTGCGCGCGCCGGGTCGACGGACTGATCGTGATCCCGGCCGCCGACGACCACCGCTATCTGGAGCCGGAGATCAAGGCGGGCGTCGCGACCGTCTTCGTGGACCGCCCGGCCGGGCAGATCCAGGCGGACATGGTCCTCTCGGACAGCTTCGGCGGGGCCCGCGAGGGCGTCGCCCATCTGATCGCGCACGGCCACCGCCGTATCGGCTTCATCGGCGACCAGCCGCGCATCCACACCGCGACCGAGCGCCTGCGCGGCTACCACGCGGCGATGGCGGAGGCCGGGATAACCGTCGAGGACTCTTGGGTCTCGCTGGGCTCCACGGACCCCGACCGCGTGCGCGCCGCCGCCGAGGCGATGCTCACGGGTCCGGAGCCGGTGACGGCGCTCTTCTCCGGCAACAACCGGGTGACGGTGACGGCGGTGCGCGTCCTGGCGGACCGGGAGCGGCCGGTCGCCCTGGTCGGCTTCGACGACATCGAACTGGCGGACCTGCTCGGGATCACCGTCATCTCCCAGGACGCGGCGACGGTGGGCCGCACCGCCGCCGAGCACCTCTTCCGGCGCCTGGACGGGTCCGGTCACCCCCCGGCGCGCGTGGAGCTCCCGACCCGGCTGATCGCCCGCGGCTCGGGGGAGATCCCCCCGGCCGCCTGA
- a CDS encoding ABC transporter substrate-binding protein has product MSRRSLLRGAALGAGAVTLPALLTACGGGPGGDGKTVTLGSNASDPVPKKAFADAFKAYAAQSDGRKVKVNTVDHNTFQENINRYLQGKPDDVFMWFAGYRMQFFAKKGLLYDISDNWQHYAGFSDALKDQSSGEDGKQYLTPYYYYPWAVFHRKSLFTERGYQVPKTLDEYVALAKQMKKDKLDPIAFCDKDGWPAMGTFDYINMRTNGYEFHKSLMAGEEAWTDKRVRDVFDTWRRLLPYCQPGANGRTWQEAATSLQKREAGMTVLGLPHPGAQFPKDEQGDLDFFPFPEISPEHGQDAVEAPIDGFLLAKKSKNLKNKKTLESAKDLVRWLATGKAEDIYLKSDPNNIAVSEEADTSGYSAIQKKAVELVSGAKQISQFLDRDTRPDFASTVMIPAIQKFISSPNDVDGLVNDIERQKKTIFASD; this is encoded by the coding sequence ATGTCCCGGCGGAGTCTGCTGCGCGGCGCGGCCCTCGGTGCCGGCGCGGTCACGCTTCCCGCCCTGCTCACCGCGTGCGGCGGCGGACCCGGCGGGGACGGCAAGACCGTCACCCTGGGATCGAATGCGTCCGACCCCGTTCCCAAGAAGGCGTTCGCCGACGCGTTCAAGGCGTACGCCGCGCAGTCGGACGGGCGGAAGGTGAAGGTCAACACCGTCGACCACAACACCTTCCAGGAGAACATCAACCGCTATCTCCAGGGAAAGCCCGACGACGTCTTCATGTGGTTCGCCGGGTACCGCATGCAGTTCTTCGCGAAGAAGGGCCTGCTGTACGACATCAGCGACAACTGGCAGCACTACGCGGGATTCTCCGACGCCCTGAAGGACCAGTCCAGCGGCGAGGACGGCAAGCAGTACCTCACGCCGTACTACTACTATCCGTGGGCCGTCTTCCACCGGAAGAGCCTGTTCACCGAGCGCGGCTATCAGGTGCCCAAAACCCTTGACGAGTACGTGGCGCTCGCCAAGCAGATGAAGAAGGACAAGCTGGACCCCATCGCGTTCTGCGACAAGGACGGCTGGCCCGCCATGGGCACCTTCGACTACATCAACATGCGCACCAACGGATATGAATTCCACAAGAGCCTCATGGCCGGTGAGGAAGCCTGGACGGACAAACGCGTCCGGGACGTCTTCGACACCTGGCGGCGCCTGCTTCCGTACTGCCAGCCCGGCGCCAACGGCCGTACCTGGCAGGAGGCCGCCACAAGCCTCCAGAAGCGCGAGGCGGGCATGACCGTCCTCGGCCTGCCGCACCCCGGCGCGCAGTTCCCCAAGGACGAGCAGGGCGACCTGGACTTCTTCCCGTTCCCCGAGATCAGCCCCGAGCACGGCCAGGACGCCGTGGAGGCGCCCATCGACGGGTTCCTGCTGGCCAAGAAGTCCAAGAACCTGAAGAACAAGAAGACGCTGGAGAGCGCCAAGGACCTGGTGAGGTGGCTCGCCACCGGCAAGGCCGAGGACATCTACCTCAAGAGCGACCCCAACAACATCGCGGTCAGCGAGGAGGCGGACACCTCCGGGTACTCCGCGATCCAGAAGAAGGCCGTCGAACTCGTCTCGGGCGCCAAGCAGATCTCGCAGTTCCTCGACCGGGACACCCGTCCGGACTTCGCGTCCACGGTCATGATCCCCGCGATCCAGAAGTTCATCAGCAGCCCCAATGACGTGGACGGCCTGGTCAACGACATCGAACGGCAGAAGAAGACCATCTTCGCCTCGGACTGA
- a CDS encoding DUF6986 family protein: MGQQEKVATSLAGAVSDGISASLAPVDAELARRYPGDPGTRQPVHTVYVPGDTFTAGTLRTWGDEALKALDEHAPDAAALAGVLGIPDELAGPVHDRVRAKLEREPVEDLRIDFEDGYGPRSDAEEDEAAARAARLVSEAYADGTAAPYMGIRMKCMEAAVRDRGIRTTDVFLTGLMRAGGLPHGLVLTLPKVTYPEQVTAFVQLLEAFEQAHGLPDGRIGFEIQIETSQSILAADGTAAVARMIDAARGRATGLHYGTFDYSACVGVSAAYQASDHPAADHAKAVMQVAAAGTGVRVSDGSTNVLPVGPTPQVHEAWRLHYGLTRRALARAYYQGWDMHPGHLPTRYAAVYTFYREGLEQAAARLAAYVAKAGGDVMDEPATAKALSGYLLRGIDCGALDTDEVAKLTGLTRADLDAFASPRRGTLTVTAP, encoded by the coding sequence ATGGGTCAGCAGGAGAAGGTGGCGACGAGCCTCGCCGGTGCGGTCAGCGACGGGATCAGCGCGTCCCTCGCACCGGTGGACGCCGAACTCGCCCGCCGCTACCCGGGCGACCCCGGCACCCGCCAGCCCGTGCACACGGTCTACGTACCGGGCGACACCTTCACGGCCGGCACCCTGCGCACCTGGGGCGACGAGGCGCTGAAGGCGCTGGACGAGCACGCCCCCGACGCCGCCGCCCTCGCCGGGGTGCTCGGCATCCCGGACGAGCTGGCCGGGCCCGTCCACGACCGGGTGCGCGCCAAGCTGGAGCGCGAGCCGGTCGAAGACCTGAGGATCGACTTCGAGGACGGCTACGGACCCCGCTCCGACGCCGAGGAGGACGAGGCGGCGGCCCGCGCGGCCCGGCTCGTCTCGGAGGCGTACGCCGACGGCACGGCCGCCCCGTACATGGGCATCCGGATGAAGTGCATGGAAGCCGCCGTCCGTGACCGGGGCATCCGTACCACGGACGTCTTCCTGACCGGCCTCATGCGGGCGGGCGGGCTCCCCCACGGGCTCGTCCTCACCCTGCCGAAGGTGACGTACCCCGAGCAGGTCACCGCCTTCGTCCAGCTCCTCGAAGCCTTCGAGCAGGCGCACGGGCTGCCCGACGGGCGCATCGGCTTCGAGATCCAGATCGAGACCAGCCAGTCCATCCTGGCCGCCGACGGCACCGCCGCCGTGGCCCGCATGATCGACGCGGCCCGGGGAAGGGCGACCGGGCTGCACTACGGCACCTTCGACTACAGCGCCTGCGTCGGCGTCAGCGCCGCGTACCAGGCGAGCGACCACCCGGCCGCCGACCACGCCAAGGCCGTCATGCAGGTCGCCGCCGCGGGCACCGGCGTACGCGTCTCCGACGGCTCCACCAACGTCCTGCCCGTCGGGCCCACCCCGCAGGTCCACGAGGCGTGGCGGCTGCACTACGGCCTCACGCGGCGCGCCCTGGCCCGCGCCTACTACCAGGGCTGGGACATGCACCCGGGTCACCTGCCGACCCGCTACGCGGCCGTCTACACGTTCTACCGCGAGGGTCTGGAGCAGGCCGCCGCCCGGCTCGCCGCGTACGTCGCCAAGGCCGGCGGCGACGTGATGGACGAACCGGCCACCGCCAAGGCGCTCAGCGGCTATCTGCTGCGCGGCATCGACTGCGGCGCCCTGGACACCGACGAGGTGGCGAAGCTGACCGGGCTGACCCGCGCCGACCTCGACGCCTTCGCCTCGCCCCGGCGCGGCACCCTGACGGTCACCGCGCCCTGA
- a CDS encoding carbohydrate ABC transporter permease codes for MPFISGRRTGRRGTRRYTRRDLVVLGVLLGLPVLLDLAIVWGPTLASVVLSFTSWDGIGDIEWVGTRNYVNLFTNYPQFWPAARHNLLWLAFLGLVATPFGLLLAVLIDRGVRFSRFYQSTLYMPVVLSLAVVGFIAQLVFSRDQGALNAVIGDTETPTDWLGDPDLNIWMILLAAAWRHTGYVMILYLAGLKAVDQSLKEAAAIDGASEAQTFFRVVFPTLRPVNVIVGVITVIESLRAFDIVYAVNHGRNGLELLSVLVTDNIIGEASRIGFGSAIAVVLLTVSLGFVVTYLVQELRGEKDR; via the coding sequence GTGCCGTTCATCTCGGGGAGGCGCACCGGACGACGGGGCACGCGGCGGTACACCCGCCGCGACCTCGTCGTGCTGGGTGTGCTGCTCGGCCTGCCCGTCCTGCTCGACCTCGCCATCGTCTGGGGCCCGACCCTGGCCTCCGTCGTCCTCTCGTTCACCAGCTGGGACGGGATCGGCGACATCGAGTGGGTCGGGACCCGCAATTACGTGAACCTCTTCACGAACTACCCGCAGTTCTGGCCCGCCGCCCGGCACAACCTGCTCTGGCTCGCCTTCCTCGGCCTCGTCGCCACCCCGTTCGGGCTGCTCCTGGCCGTGCTGATCGACCGGGGCGTCCGGTTCAGCCGCTTCTACCAGTCCACGCTGTACATGCCCGTCGTGCTCTCGCTCGCGGTGGTCGGCTTCATCGCCCAGCTCGTGTTCTCGCGGGACCAGGGCGCGCTCAACGCCGTCATCGGCGACACGGAGACCCCGACGGACTGGCTCGGCGATCCGGACCTCAACATCTGGATGATCCTGCTGGCCGCCGCCTGGCGGCACACCGGCTATGTGATGATCCTCTACCTCGCCGGACTCAAGGCCGTCGACCAGTCCCTCAAGGAGGCGGCGGCGATCGACGGGGCGAGCGAGGCGCAGACCTTCTTCCGCGTCGTCTTCCCCACCCTGCGGCCGGTCAACGTCATCGTCGGCGTCATCACCGTCATCGAGTCGCTGCGCGCCTTCGACATCGTGTACGCAGTCAACCACGGCCGCAACGGCCTCGAACTGCTCTCCGTGCTCGTCACCGACAACATCATCGGCGAGGCCAGCCGGATCGGCTTCGGCTCCGCGATCGCCGTCGTCCTGCTGACCGTCTCCCTCGGATTCGTGGTGACGTACCTGGTCCAGGAGCTCCGAGGGGAGAAAGACCGATGA
- a CDS encoding excalibur calcium-binding domain-containing protein: MSHNLSPQPPPWGPPPQPSPFGPQGPGGAPRWARKRIVIPAAAVLFLIGVGMGAAGGDSGADRTEAAAKSSPAPTVTATVSVTPAPEPAVTETVTASPEPVPTVTRTKTVKVTVAPEAPAGTSDDPGSDGSGSSGGGSGGSSAYYANCTAVRAAGAAPIHRGDPGYGRHLDRDGDGVACE; the protein is encoded by the coding sequence GTGTCGCACAACCTGTCACCGCAGCCGCCGCCTTGGGGGCCGCCGCCGCAGCCGTCCCCGTTCGGCCCGCAGGGTCCCGGCGGGGCGCCCCGCTGGGCGAGGAAACGCATCGTCATCCCGGCGGCGGCCGTTCTCTTCCTCATCGGCGTGGGCATGGGCGCCGCCGGGGGCGACTCCGGGGCGGACAGGACCGAGGCCGCGGCGAAGTCCTCGCCGGCGCCGACCGTCACCGCCACGGTGTCGGTCACGCCCGCGCCGGAGCCCGCCGTGACCGAGACGGTCACCGCGAGCCCCGAGCCGGTGCCGACCGTCACGAGGACGAAGACCGTCAAGGTCACCGTCGCGCCCGAGGCGCCCGCCGGCACCTCGGACGACCCCGGTTCGGACGGTTCCGGTTCGAGTGGAGGGGGCTCGGGCGGCAGCTCGGCGTACTACGCGAACTGCACCGCCGTCCGCGCGGCCGGTGCGGCCCCGATCCACCGGGGCGACCCGGGGTACGGCCGTCATCTCGACCGCGACGGGGACGGCGTGGCCTGCGAGTAG